The genomic interval AAGAAAAAGGGACTGGGCTTGGCATAATGATCAGCAACCGCATTATTGAAGCGCACAAGGGTACGCTTCAAATTAGCAGTGTGATGAACGAAGGAACAGTCGTGGAAATTATGCTGCCTGTTGAGGATCAGCTTACGATAGGCCTAGGATGAGCTATAGGCGTTATCGACTGATGTCGCCAACAATCTTTTGCGTTTATGGTGAAGTGTGAAATAAATGACGGAAGATAAGGCAATTATAATGGCACAAAGTACATACATAACACTGTACCCGTAGCTTGAAGCCAAGGAGCCAAGCGTGTAGGAACCAATGCCATATCCAAGGTCGAACAGCAAATAAAATGTTGCTGTAGCGAGCCCTCTGCGATGTGCCGGAGCAGCAAGCACGGCTATGGTCTGAAAGCAAGGCAGCAGGGCGCCGTATCCGAGACCAATGACAGCACCGGAAACAAGCAGAATAACTGGCGAGCTTGCTTGGCTAAGCAGCAGCATGCCGATGGCAAATATAACGATGCTGGGATATACAATGACATGTTCTCCTACACGGTCAAGCAATTTACCGACAAGCGGACGAGGCAATACAATCATAATGCCGAAGCACACAAAGAAATAGCTGGCATATTGATCAATAGCCTGTTCATGAGCATAAACCGACATAAACGTTACGAGCCCGCTGTAGGCGAACGCGACTACAAACCCGCTAAGTGAAATGGGCACAGCTTTCTTCTCTACAAGATCGCGCCAATGCAGCTTGCTCTTCGTTTTTATGATCGGTTGATCAGCTTTGGCAGCGGCAGATTTCTTGGCTGTTGAAGCGCCTAGGATGAAGGAGATGAGCGCGCACACCGCGCATAATGCGAACATCGCTGTAAAGCCGCCATGCGTTGTTATCGTTAAGCCAACGAAAGGTCCGATGACCATCGCGAGGCTCATAAATAAGCTGAAGTAACTTATTCCCTCTCCTTTGCGATGCTCGGGTATGATTCCGATTGCAGTCGTATTCGTAGAGGTAGTTGCGATAGCGAACGTGCCGCCATGAAAAAAACGAACCAGCAGCAGCATCGCGTAGCCAAAAACACCTAAGTATGCAATCGAAAACAATAGAAACAGCAGCAACGAAATAATAACGATCTTCCGTTCCCCATAACGGGTCATCAATTGGCCAGCGAAGGGTCGAAGCAGTACTGAGGCGATAACAAAAACAGTCATCGATAATCCGGCCTGCGTATCAGATCCTCCAAGTCCATTGGTTACATAAACGGACAATGCTGTTGCTAATGTATAAAAAGCAAAAAATAGAAAAAAGCTACTTAAACATATTTTAATGAAGTCGGCGCTCCATAATTTATTCGTATTCATTATAGGTTCCCCTCTCAGATGTTCGCCGATCATTCACTCGTCTTTGTGTTTGATTCGTGGTTCAGTTCTGCGTTTTTAGTTATTTTGGCGATAAATTTTTTGAATGATTGAATTTCGTCTTCCGAAATATCGGTCAACAGCTGTGCAACAAATTTTTCTTCGATAGGTGCCAGTTCATTAGAACATGTTCTGCCATTAGCGGTTAAATAAAGCAGCTGCGATCGGCGGTCATTCGGATTGGCGACACGTCGGACAAGCTCTTTTCGTTCAAGCTGGTCAACAAGCCGTGTAATGTTGGCTGGGTCCTTGTCGGAGCGCTGTGCCAAATCTTTATGAGTCATGCCATCGTGCTCATCAAGATACATGAGCAGCGACCACTGTTCAGGCGTAACGTCATAATCTTGAAAAAGCTGATGCAGCCGAAGGTTTAGTTTACGGCCTGTATTGCTGAGCATATAGCCTACTGATTGTATAATTTCCATTGCTTTCACCTGCTATTTTCATTTAGTTGTTATGACAATAATACGCTTATCAACTAAATGGGTCAAGAGCTTCAATCCACAAATTTGGAATGAAGCGGTTTACAATTGATCGGAAGAGACATGATTTTGCTTGCGATATTGTTCGGGTGTAAGGTCGGTATGCAGCTTGAAAGCGCGGCTGAAATGAGAGGGATGCTTAAAACCAACATCATAACCAATGTCGGTAATGGGGTGAATGGTGTTGATAAGCTCGATTTTGGCCTGATAGATTCTACGCTGCATGAGAAACTGGAAGATTGTAAATCCAGTAACCTCTTTGAATGTTTTAGCCAAATAATATTTGCTTAAGTGCAGCTCTGCTTGAATCGCCTCTAGCGTAATATCATCATTATAATGGCACTCCAAATAGGAGATGATTGCTTGAACATGGCGTTCTTTGGAGGTTGGAAAGGTTGGTTTATCCTTCAGCGGCTTCTGGCAAAGCTGATTGATCTGAATAAGAAAATCAAGCATTAAAGCTTGAAATCGCTGAATGGAGAAGCTGTCCTGAAGTACGTAAAGCTGTTCAAGCTTATGAAGACTAGCTTCTATTTCCGCTTTCTCATTGCCCCTCAGCTGCAAACGTATATTTTGAAGCTTCTCGAAGGGCTCGAGCAGGTCCGCTGCAAATGAAGGCTGAATAAATTGCTTGAAGTAATACGGATCAAAATGTAGGATCGACCGGTGGTAAACTGCGCTTGGATCCACATGTGCCCGGTGCAGTGTCATCCCGTGCATAAGCAGCAAGTCGCCAGGCTCCAGAACATAGATGCGGTCATTAATAAGATAGTTTACTTTGCCGCCATGGAAATAATAGATTTCGTAATGAAAGTGACTATGATAGGGAATATGAGCATTAAAATCAGAGCTGGTTCCCATTGTGAACGGTAATTTGATTTGTTGCTGCTTGCTCATCCTTTCGCCTCCACTCATAAATACCATCATTATACACCAACCACAGTCAAATAAAAGCGTAAACAAGTTAATGCGAATGAAGCCCACTGCATCCCAAAATGCTACCATATAGGCAGGCAAAACGATTGTGAAAGCAGCTGCTATTATAACATTGTAAATAAAGGGGCGGTATTCGGATGCAGATCGTTCGTTTGGGAATTATCGGACTAGGAAATATGGGCAAGGGTCATATTGGCTACTTATTAAAAGGTGAAGTCAGTGGAGTTGAAATAACCGCAGTTAGTGATTGTGTACAAGCAAATCTTGCGTGGGCAAAAGAAAAGCTTGGCGATCAAGTCGGATTATATGAGGATCCTTATGAAATGATGGACTCTGGACTTGTTGACGGAGTGCTCATTGCGACGCCGCATTTCTCCCATCCAGAGCTTTCTATTGCTTGCTTTAAGCGTGGTCTGCATGTGCTTTGCGAGAAGCCGGCAGGTGTTTATACGAAGCAGGTTCGCGAGATGAATGACGCAGCCAGCCAAACAAATGTGAAATTCAGCATGATGTATAACCAACGGACAAACCCGATATACGTGAAGCTGAAAGAATTGATAGATAACGGTGAGCTAGGTGAAATAAG from Paenibacillus sp. FSL K6-3182 carries:
- a CDS encoding MFS transporter, coding for MNTNKLWSADFIKICLSSFFLFFAFYTLATALSVYVTNGLGGSDTQAGLSMTVFVIASVLLRPFAGQLMTRYGERKIVIISLLLFLLFSIAYLGVFGYAMLLLVRFFHGGTFAIATTSTNTTAIGIIPEHRKGEGISYFSLFMSLAMVIGPFVGLTITTHGGFTAMFALCAVCALISFILGASTAKKSAAAKADQPIIKTKSKLHWRDLVEKKAVPISLSGFVVAFAYSGLVTFMSVYAHEQAIDQYASYFFVCFGIMIVLPRPLVGKLLDRVGEHVIVYPSIVIFAIGMLLLSQASSPVILLVSGAVIGLGYGALLPCFQTIAVLAAPAHRRGLATATFYLLFDLGYGIGSYTLGSLASSYGYSVMYVLCAIIIALSSVIYFTLHHKRKRLLATSVDNAYSSS
- a CDS encoding MarR family transcriptional regulator; the protein is MEIIQSVGYMLSNTGRKLNLRLHQLFQDYDVTPEQWSLLMYLDEHDGMTHKDLAQRSDKDPANITRLVDQLERKELVRRVANPNDRRSQLLYLTANGRTCSNELAPIEEKFVAQLLTDISEDEIQSFKKFIAKITKNAELNHESNTKTSE
- a CDS encoding AraC family transcriptional regulator gives rise to the protein MSKQQQIKLPFTMGTSSDFNAHIPYHSHFHYEIYYFHGGKVNYLINDRIYVLEPGDLLLMHGMTLHRAHVDPSAVYHRSILHFDPYYFKQFIQPSFAADLLEPFEKLQNIRLQLRGNEKAEIEASLHKLEQLYVLQDSFSIQRFQALMLDFLIQINQLCQKPLKDKPTFPTSKERHVQAIISYLECHYNDDITLEAIQAELHLSKYYLAKTFKEVTGFTIFQFLMQRRIYQAKIELINTIHPITDIGYDVGFKHPSHFSRAFKLHTDLTPEQYRKQNHVSSDQL